TTTCGTTGCCCGGTTTTTTGGTTACGCCGGTCAGGTAGGCCGGGGATGCGATAACCAGATCCACGCGCCCGGCTTTTAGATCGAGGTCGTGTTCTTGCGTGGTTTTATACTCGCGTACGGTCATCACGCCTTTGAGATATTTATCCAGGAAGGTGCTGGCGATCGAAGCGGACTGAACGCCGATGGTTTTGCCTTTCAGCAGCGGCTTCAGTTTTTCGATTTCCGCGATGGTTTCCGCTTCATTTTCTGGTTTAAGCGAAAAACGTTTGCCCATATCAGGCATTTCTTTCGCCAGTGGGCTGGATTTCAACATCGCGAAGGTCTGTCCGCTCTGGCTATACGGCTGGCTGAAGTCGATGACCTCACGGCGTTTGTCGGTGGCGGACATCCCGGAGATGATGGCGTCGAACTTTCCGGCGTTCAGCGCTGGAATCGAACTGGTAAATGGCTGCACCATCATTTCGCACTTCACCTGCATGTTGTCGCACAGGACTTTGTACAGATCGATTTCGAAACCATCCAGCGTGCCATCCGGCTTGGTAAAGTTGTACGGATAAAAAGCGCCTTCGGTGGCGAGCCGCACCGTCGTCCATTTTTTCTCTTCCGCAGAAGCGTTGAACGACGCGACCAGCGTGCTTGCCAGGCACAGTGAACAGGCGATCATTTTTAATTTTGATTTCATCATAAAGGTCTTCTCCCGGTGTAAATATCTTTAATAATTAGTGTGATACGTTACCAACTGGCGATGAACTGCCGAAAGCGGGCCGACTGGCTGGCGGTGAACACCTGCTCCGGCGTGCCTTGTTCTTCAATCTCGCCTTGATGTAGAAAGACCACGCGGTTAGAGACTTCGCGGGCGAAATCCATCTCGTGGGTGACGACCAGCATGGTCATGCCTTCATCCGCAAGGGTACGCATAACGCGTAAAACTTCCCCGACCAGTTCCGGATCGAGCGCGGATGTCGGTTCGTCAAACAGCATGACTTTCGGCGTCATGGCCAATGCGCGGGCAATCGCCGCCCGCTGTTGCTGACCGCCGGAAAGGTGGGCGGGGTAGTAATGTTGCTTATCGGCCAGTCCCACCTTTTCCAGCAGGTGTCCGGCCTGTTCCAGGCATTCCGCATGGGGGCGTTTCAATACATGAACCGGTGCTTCAATCACGTTTTCCAGCACGGTTTTATGCGACCACAGATTAAAGTTCTGGAATACCATGCCGAGCTGCGAGCGTATGCGCTCGATCTGCTTGGGGTTGGACGGGCGGCTTTGTCCCTTGCGGTTGGTTTGCAACTCAATCGTTTCCCCGGCAACGACGATTTCGCCCTGGTCGGGAAGTTCCAACATATTGATACAACGCAGCAGGGTGGATTTTCCCGAGCCGGATGAGCCAAGAATGGAAACCACTTCCCCCTGGCTGGCATCAAAAGAGATCCCCTTCAATACTTCCAGAGAGCCGAAGCTTTTGTGAATGTTACGCAGGCTGATCGCTGGTGTGGTCATTGGAGGTCTCCCAGTTTCTTGATTTTTTTTGCCGTCGATTGTGCGGCGGGCGCACGCTGATAAGGCGTGACGGCGTATTCCGCCCACATCAGCAGACGTGTCAGAATCAGGTTGATAAATAAATAGATTGCGCCGGCAATCAGGAACACTTCGAGCGCCCGGTAAGTTTCGGAGATGATGCGCGCGGCGATACCGGTAATTTCCATTAGCGTAATAATGGAGGCCAATGAAGTGGATTTGATCATGGAGATCATCTCATTACCGTAAGCGGGCAGCGCCTGCCGAATGGCGAGCGGAAAAATGATACGCCTGAAAATCATTATCGAAGGCATGCCGCAGGCGCGGGCGGCTTCTGCCTGCCCGGCAGGAACCGACTGCAATCCGCCGCGAATGATTTCACTGGCGTAGGCGCCGGTACACAGGCTGAGCGACAGCAAGGCGCACCAATAGGGTTCGCGCAATAGCGGCCAG
This window of the Brenneria goodwinii genome carries:
- a CDS encoding transporter substrate-binding domain-containing protein; protein product: MMKSKLKMIACSLCLASTLVASFNASAEEKKWTTVRLATEGAFYPYNFTKPDGTLDGFEIDLYKVLCDNMQVKCEMMVQPFTSSIPALNAGKFDAIISGMSATDKRREVIDFSQPYSQSGQTFAMLKSSPLAKEMPDMGKRFSLKPENEAETIAEIEKLKPLLKGKTIGVQSASIASTFLDKYLKGVMTVREYKTTQEHDLDLKAGRVDLVIASPAYLTGVTKKPGNENLVLPGPQFVGGILGSGSSVGLRKSDPELKAMFNAAIEKAKNDGTLKTLSEKWFGMDTAPL
- a CDS encoding ABC transporter ATP-binding protein, giving the protein MTTPAISLRNIHKSFGSLEVLKGISFDASQGEVVSILGSSGSGKSTLLRCINMLELPDQGEIVVAGETIELQTNRKGQSRPSNPKQIERIRSQLGMVFQNFNLWSHKTVLENVIEAPVHVLKRPHAECLEQAGHLLEKVGLADKQHYYPAHLSGGQQQRAAIARALAMTPKVMLFDEPTSALDPELVGEVLRVMRTLADEGMTMLVVTHEMDFAREVSNRVVFLHQGEIEEQGTPEQVFTASQSARFRQFIASW
- a CDS encoding ABC transporter permease; amino-acid sequence: MDFPFIYETFLEIIPGIPLTLQLSIGSVFIGFFLALGLALMQIGGNPVLRGVARVYVLFFRGTPLLVQLFLIYYGLGQFAWIRESVFWPLLREPYWCALLSLSLCTGAYASEIIRGGLQSVPAGQAEAARACGMPSIMIFRRIIFPLAIRQALPAYGNEMISMIKSTSLASIITLMEITGIAARIISETYRALEVFLIAGAIYLFINLILTRLLMWAEYAVTPYQRAPAAQSTAKKIKKLGDLQ